The sequence below is a genomic window from Ciceribacter thiooxidans.
GCGAGCCGATCCGCTTCTTCGACCGTGCGTCGCATGCCACGCGTTTCGGGTCACTTGAATTTCTGGGTGGACTGGAATTGTCCTCTGCCGAGATGGCGTTCGGCGCCTGGTCCTCTGTCCGCTTTCTTCCGGATCGGCGGCATTTTGTCGGCGTGCTCGATACGGGGCACTGGCTGAAGGGCGAAATCCAGCGCGACGGCGAAGGGCGTCTCTCGGGCGTGGACGACGTGTGGCTGACGTCTATGAGGGATGTCGACGGTAGCTACAACCAGAACAAATGGTCTGTCGACGCGGAGAGCCTTGCGATCCGTGGAGACGAAGTGGTCGTGAGCTATGAGCAGCGTCACCGCGTTACCGTCTTCTCGCCGCTTTCCGAGTTCGAGACGGCACTGCCCGGCGAATCCCTGCCCCTGCCGTTCCCGACTGATGAGCTGCGCAACAACGGTGGATTGGAGACACTTGCGCTGTCGCCGCTTGCAAGCCCTCTCGGAGGCGCTCTGGTGGCTGTGGCGGAGAAGAGTCGCAATCGGGATGAATACCGCCTTGCCGGTATCCTCGACGGTCCATTGCGTGGCGCCTTCCGCGTGAGAACGAGCGACGACTTCGACGTCACGGATGGGACTTTTCTTCCCGGCGGAGACCTGCTCTTGCTCCAGCGCCGCTTCAATCTCGCCGACGGCGTCGGAATGCGCATCGTGAGGGTATCCGGTGATGCATTGAAACCCGGAGCCGTCGTCGAGGGTGACACGATCCTTGAGGCGGATCTCGGTTACCAGATTGACAACATGGAGGGGATCGACGCGGTTCAGGCCGAGGATGGCTCCGTGCATCTCTTTATGGTGTCGGACGACAACCATTCGCTCCTGCAGCGAACGCTGCTTCTGGAATTCCGTCTCGTCGAATGAAAAGTGGCCGCGCGGCATCAGCCGGCGGCCATCTCTTGCTCGGGTTTTGCCCGTCAGACGCTCTTCGGAGCAGCCATGGGGCGGATGGTGTTCATCAATGCTCCGTAGGGCAGCAGCATGACGAGTCCCACAAGCATCTTGACCGTGAAATCGCCGATCGCCCACGAGACCCAGCGCGGGGCCTCCAGGGCGAAGATACCGAGGACCGGTGCCGAGCCAATTGCGAAGTCGTCATTCGGACCAATGAGGCTGAAGATTGCGGCAAAGGACAGGGAGAAGAAGATTACTGTATCCGTCACCGAGCCGAAGATCGAGCCGAACAACGGGGCTTTCCACCAGGTCATCCGGCGCAGCTTGTTGAAGACGGCGATATCCAGCAATTGCCCGACGAGGTAGGCCGATCCGGACGCGATCGCGATGCGGGGCTGTGACGTGGCGAAGGAAAGTCCCACACCGACGAGGAAGCCGACGAAGACGACCTTGCGGGCGATTGCAGGACCGAATTGGCGGTTCGTGAGGTCGGTGACCAGGAACGCGACCGGATAGGTGAACGCACCATAGGTCAGGATGTCGCCGAGCTGAATACCTGCGAGCTCGCCGGAAAGCGGATACTGGACGAGGATGTTCGATGCGACCACGACGGCCGTCATCAACAGGCTGTAGGTGAGGATATAGCGTGTCATCTGCATTTTTTTATCCTGGGTGATGCCACCAGTTGGAGGATTGTTCTTTTTCAAAAGGAAAAGGCCTGAGCGGCGCAAGCCGCACAAGCCTTAAGATCCTTCAGCCTCGAAGACGCTTACGCGGCTTCGGCGGTCTTCTTGACGATCTGGCGGCGCAGCAGGCGGGCGCGCATGCTCAGTTCCTTCTCGTCGGCCTTCAGCAGGAAGGCGTCGAGGCCACCGCGATGCTCGACCGAACGCAGGGCAGCCGCCGAAACGCGCAGGCGGAAGCGCTGGCCGAGAGCGTCCGAGATCAGGGTGACGTCACACAGGTTCGGCAGGAACTTGCGCTTGGTCTTGTTGTTCGCGTGGCTCACGTTGTGGCCCGACTGGACGCCCTTGCCGGTCAATTCGCAACTGCGGGACATGATACACCTATTGTTCTTGGCCATCGGATCGGTGCCGGAAAACCGGTGCGCAATCCAACTAGGCATGATTGGAAAGTTGCGGTTCTATAGTCAGACTGGCCGCGCACGTCAAGCCTGACAGCGGAGATTCCCTCGATTGTACGCTCGGCATGCTATTTTCTTGCCATGTTCTGGTTCAAAGGTAGCCTGCGCGAAGGGACTTCTACCCTCGCAGCTCAGTTTAGGGGCCGGACCAAGCTACATGAAACGTTATCTGAGTGTCCTGACGTTTGCATTCGCAGCGATGGCTTTCGCTGCACCCGCCGGAGCCGACGGCGACATTCGATACGAGACCGAATACAACGTGTCGCTCGGCATCCTGCCGATCGCGCATGCCTCCTTCGTCACGAAGGTTCTCAGCAGCGGCTATACCATTTCCGGCGATGTCAGATCGGCCGGAATCGTCGACGTCATCGCGAGGATCTCGGCCCAAACCAGCGTTTCCGGGGTACTGATGAGGGATCGGATGCAGGCTTCGCGCTATTCGCTTGTCTACAAGTCCAACAACAAGGTTCAGACCTATGACGTGCGTTATCGGAACGGAGACGTCGTCAAGGCCGAGATCAGCCCGACGCCGAAAAGGAAGCCGCGCAACTGGATCGACGTCACCGATCGTGATCTCAAGTCGGTGCTCGATCCGATCAGCGGCATGATCGTGCCTGACGGCCAGGACGTTTGCCGCAGGACACTGCCGATTTTCGACGGCGAGAGCCGGATGGATCTCGTCCTTTCTCCGAAAGGGAGCTCGCGCTTTTCCGTTGGTGACGTTGAAGGCGAGGCGATCGTTTGCGCCATTCGCTATGTGCCGAAATCGGGATTCCGCAAAGGGCGCAAGGACATCGAATACCTGCGCCGGGCCACCGACATGGAGATCTGGTTTGCCAAGACTGCGCTCCTCAAGGTATATGCTCCGGTCTACGCCCGCGTGCCGACGCGTATGGGGCCGCTTTACATCAGGGCCGTGAAATTCGACGGCTGAAGTCACCGCGGGATCGCCAACGCCCGCAAAGGGGGAATAGGTGAGATCGAGAACGACGCTGATCATGTTCACGGACGCTCTCGTATTTTCGCCGGTGACATTCGTCGCTTCCGCAGCCTTCGTGGCTGATTGACGGTACAGCAGGATGGAAATCTCGTCCGCCGTCTGGCTGTTGTCGTCTATTGCAATCGGCCTGATCTACACCGCCTTTCTTAGTCGTCCGTCAAGCGTTCTGCGGACGGTCTTGAAGACACTGCCGGTAACGCTGCTCGCGGGATTTGCCTGGTCCGTCGACGCACCCGTGTTGCTGCTGGCGGCGTTGCTTCTGAGTGCGACAGGCGACGCCTTTCTTGCCCACGACGGAGAAGGTGCGTTCAGGAACGGTCTCGCGTCCTTTCTTGCAGCCCACCTCGCATATGGGGCTCTCTTCGTTTCGATGGCGGCTCCGTCGGTCCTGTCGGACGAGGCCTGGAGAGTTGTCGCTGGCGTGGCGTCGGTGGCCGCGATGGCCATCATTCTGCCACTCCTGCGCAGGCACGCCGGGCAGCATCGCGTGGCGGTGTCCGTCTATGGCGTGGTTATCCTCGGGATGGCACTGCTTGCATTGTTCGTTCCGGCGCCGGCCGTTTTTCTCGGCGCGGCCGTGTTCATGAGCTCGGATGCCGTGCTCGCGCTGCAACGGTTCGTGCTCAGGCCGGATCATGCCTTGAGCCGTGTTGCCTCCTACTATGTCTGGATCAGTTATTTCAGTGCCCAGTGCATTCTGGCGTGGGCGCTCGCAAGGTCCGCAGCGAGCCTCTAGCCCTGTCCCGGTGACCAATCGGGCGGCGCCATTTCGAAAGCGGAGAAATCGAAGCCCGGAGCAACAGTACAACCGACCAGGGTGTACTCTCCCAGGCTTTCGGCCGCCTGCCAGCGATTGGCCGGAATCACCGCTTGCGGTCGTTCACCCATCAGCACCGCAGGACCGAGGCGGATCGTTTCAATGGTGACTCCATCGACAGCATGATGAAGAGCCAGCGGAGCACCGGCGTAGTAATGCCAAACCTCCGCGGCGTCCCTGACGCGGTGCCAATGGGATCGCTGGCCGGACGTCAACAGGTAGTAGATCGCAGTAGAGTGGCCGCGGCCTTTGTCAGCCGCATCGCGAAAGGTTTCGGAATACCAGCCGCCTTCCGGATGCGGCTGCATTTCGAGCTCCGCGACGATCTCTTCGACACGCATCAGAAGTGATCCTTGCGCCGGCGGATCTCGGCAAAGACCTCTTCGTTCGTCCGGCCTTCCATAAGAAGATTGCGGCGGATCGTCGGGTCGGATGCCCGGAGGAATGGATTTGTCTCCTTCTCCAGCCCCATGGTCGTCGGAATCGTAAATTTGCCTTCAGCGCGCAGCCTCTCGATCTCGCTGGCTCGCGCTTTCAGGCGCTCGTTGTCTGGATCGATCGTAAGTGCAAACCGGGCGTTCGCCAGTGTGTACTCGTGGCCGAAGTAGACAGCTGTTTCGTCGGGCAACGCTGCAAGCTTCTGCAGAGAGTGCCACATGTCGGCCGCCGGGCGTTCGAAGAGCCGGCCACAGCCGAGCGCAAACAGGGTGTCTGCAGCGAACAGCAGCTTGCTGTCGGGAAGATGATAGCAGACATGGCCGGCCGTGTGGCCAGGCGTTTCGATCACCTGAACGACATGGCCTCCGAAATCGAACGAATCGCCATCACCCACCGCACGGTCTATGCCAGGGATGGCCACGGCTTCGTCGCGCGGCCCTATGATCTCGCAGTGATAGCGGTCCTTGAGTGCGAGATTGGCCTCGACATGATCTCCGTGGTGATGCGTTGTCAAAATGTGAGTGATGTTCCAGCCTCGCCGATCCGCCATGGCGACGATCGGAGCATACTCGGGGGCGTCGATCGACGCCGTCAGATTGCTCTCGTGGCAGTGGAGAAGGGCACCGAAATTATCGCTGCGGCAAAGAAAGATTTCGAGTTCCAACGCTTTCATGGGATCCGCCCGTCTCTGCTTCGTCGCGCGGAATGTAACGTCTTTGGCCTTGAAGTCCAATCAGCGGCTGATATCAATTGCGCATGCACGTCGATATCGTCGATCTCCGCCAGTTCTATCATTCGCGCCTCGGGCGGATGGCCGAGCATTCGATCGCGATGGCGCTCGCGTCGCTCTGGAGCCGCCTGCCGCAGGAGCGGCTCGTGGGGCTCGGCTACTGCGTCCCGTTCCTGGACCGTTTCCGGGCCGATACGGAACGGACCTTTGCCTTCATGCCGGCTGGACAAGGGGCGGTAAACTGGCCCGTCGGTGAACCGTCCGCTACAGCGCTTGTCTTCGAAGAGGAGTTACCGCTTCCGGATTCCTCCGTCGATCGCGTGCTGATGGTGCACTCTCTCGAATTCGTCGAGGATCCGCGCGAGACGCTCAAGGAGATCTGGCGCGTGCTGGCGCCGGGCGGTCGGCTGGTGATCGTGGTGCCGAACCGCCGTGGCGTCTGGGCGCGGATGGAACATACGCCGTTCGGCTCCGGGCGCCCGTATTCGCGCGGCCAGCTGACGACCTTGCTGCGAGAGACGAACTTCACCCCCGGAGCGAGCGCGGAGGCCTTGTTCTTCCCGCCGTCGAAGATAAGAGCCGTCCTGCGCCTCAGGCGGAACTTCGAACGGGTCGGTCGCTTCATCTGGCCGGCCTTCTCCGGGGTCATCATCGTCGAGGCTCAGAAGCGACTGTACCAGGGCCTTCCGGTGAAGGCGCGTGTCTCTCGCCGTGTCTTTGCTCCCGCGCTGGCGCCGCGCGGCGTACCCACCGCCCGGATGCCGGCAGACATCTAGGCGCTCGGTGACGGGCGTCAAACCCTCGACAAACGCTGGTTTCCGTTCTAATGGCTCTGAACCCGAAGACCACGCCTCCGCGCGGTATTTTTCACCTTTGCCAGCAGTCTGACGAGCAGCGACATGACCAAGCCTACGCCGCGTCCCGGAATCCTCGATATTGCCGCCTATGTGCCGGGCAAGGAGCATGCGCCGGGAGTCGAGCGTGTGTTCAAGCTTTCGTCCAACGAGACGCCTCTCGGGCCTAGCCCGAGGGCGATCGAAGCCTTCAAGGAAAGCGCCGGCCATCTCGAGCTT
It includes:
- a CDS encoding queuosine precursor transporter; its protein translation is MQMTRYILTYSLLMTAVVVASNILVQYPLSGELAGIQLGDILTYGAFTYPVAFLVTDLTNRQFGPAIARKVVFVGFLVGVGLSFATSQPRIAIASGSAYLVGQLLDIAVFNKLRRMTWWKAPLFGSIFGSVTDTVIFFSLSFAAIFSLIGPNDDFAIGSAPVLGIFALEAPRWVSWAIGDFTVKMLVGLVMLLPYGALMNTIRPMAAPKSV
- a CDS encoding DUF3108 domain-containing protein, translating into MKRYLSVLTFAFAAMAFAAPAGADGDIRYETEYNVSLGILPIAHASFVTKVLSSGYTISGDVRSAGIVDVIARISAQTSVSGVLMRDRMQASRYSLVYKSNNKVQTYDVRYRNGDVVKAEISPTPKRKPRNWIDVTDRDLKSVLDPISGMIVPDGQDVCRRTLPIFDGESRMDLVLSPKGSSRFSVGDVEGEAIVCAIRYVPKSGFRKGRKDIEYLRRATDMEIWFAKTALLKVYAPVYARVPTRMGPLYIRAVKFDG
- the gloB gene encoding hydroxyacylglutathione hydrolase; this translates as MKALELEIFLCRSDNFGALLHCHESNLTASIDAPEYAPIVAMADRRGWNITHILTTHHHGDHVEANLALKDRYHCEIIGPRDEAVAIPGIDRAVGDGDSFDFGGHVVQVIETPGHTAGHVCYHLPDSKLLFAADTLFALGCGRLFERPAADMWHSLQKLAALPDETAVYFGHEYTLANARFALTIDPDNERLKARASEIERLRAEGKFTIPTTMGLEKETNPFLRASDPTIRRNLLMEGRTNEEVFAEIRRRKDHF
- the rpmB gene encoding 50S ribosomal protein L28, with the translated sequence MSRSCELTGKGVQSGHNVSHANNKTKRKFLPNLCDVTLISDALGQRFRLRVSAAALRSVEHRGGLDAFLLKADEKELSMRARLLRRQIVKKTAEAA
- a CDS encoding lysoplasmalogenase translates to MEISSAVWLLSSIAIGLIYTAFLSRPSSVLRTVLKTLPVTLLAGFAWSVDAPVLLLAALLLSATGDAFLAHDGEGAFRNGLASFLAAHLAYGALFVSMAAPSVLSDEAWRVVAGVASVAAMAIILPLLRRHAGQHRVAVSVYGVVILGMALLALFVPAPAVFLGAAVFMSSDAVLALQRFVLRPDHALSRVASYYVWISYFSAQCILAWALARSAASL
- a CDS encoding esterase-like activity of phytase family protein codes for the protein MVHDGVAEEPKRIAVASEPIRFFDRASHATRFGSLEFLGGLELSSAEMAFGAWSSVRFLPDRRHFVGVLDTGHWLKGEIQRDGEGRLSGVDDVWLTSMRDVDGSYNQNKWSVDAESLAIRGDEVVVSYEQRHRVTVFSPLSEFETALPGESLPLPFPTDELRNNGGLETLALSPLASPLGGALVAVAEKSRNRDEYRLAGILDGPLRGAFRVRTSDDFDVTDGTFLPGGDLLLLQRRFNLADGVGMRIVRVSGDALKPGAVVEGDTILEADLGYQIDNMEGIDAVQAEDGSVHLFMVSDDNHSLLQRTLLLEFRLVE
- a CDS encoding cupin domain-containing protein, with product MRVEEIVAELEMQPHPEGGWYSETFRDAADKGRGHSTAIYYLLTSGQRSHWHRVRDAAEVWHYYAGAPLALHHAVDGVTIETIRLGPAVLMGERPQAVIPANRWQAAESLGEYTLVGCTVAPGFDFSAFEMAPPDWSPGQG
- a CDS encoding class I SAM-dependent methyltransferase — translated: MHVDIVDLRQFYHSRLGRMAEHSIAMALASLWSRLPQERLVGLGYCVPFLDRFRADTERTFAFMPAGQGAVNWPVGEPSATALVFEEELPLPDSSVDRVLMVHSLEFVEDPRETLKEIWRVLAPGGRLVIVVPNRRGVWARMEHTPFGSGRPYSRGQLTTLLRETNFTPGASAEALFFPPSKIRAVLRLRRNFERVGRFIWPAFSGVIIVEAQKRLYQGLPVKARVSRRVFAPALAPRGVPTARMPADI